A region of Macrobrachium nipponense isolate FS-2020 chromosome 7, ASM1510439v2, whole genome shotgun sequence DNA encodes the following proteins:
- the LOC135217236 gene encoding angiogenic factor with G patch and FHA domains 1-like — MNSGNFSSMNYPENQGEVPPSIRLMVTESGVDKVKVGELHIVTMNGGKVGRNPENLIQLLDVNVSKEHAEFVYRSDSPDDHHYFIKDLGSIQGTYINGTCICIPGEPSDEIEVGHGWEIQFGSIKMKCHIHPGYLSCNECEPGIVRASQPQLKGEFQKVKPSVEKTRLKVLKAMKKKYAYGAGMPPQLPSEYEDRAKKRRKEKGSDNPYEKTEVASTQTELKDTNKGFEMLKKMGWSKGDSLGKSQSGITAPIEAASNVGRGGLGFASGLPPQMPVDIKRKKILDVTVQRFKKL; from the exons ATGAATTCTGGAAACTTTTCCTCCATGAATTACCCAG AAAACCAAGGAGAAGTTCCTCCATCCATAAGGTTAATGGTTACAGAGAGTGGAGTGGACAAGGTTAAAGTGGGTGAACTCCATATAGTAACCATGAATGGTGGTAAAGTTGGAAGGAATCctgaaaacttgattcagttgtTGGACGTCAATGTTAGTAAG GAACATGCTGAATTTGTCTATAGATCAGATAGCCCTGATGATCATCATTACTTCATCAAAGATCTTGGTAGTATTCAAGGAACTTACATCAATGGCACTTGTATATGCATACCAGGGGAACCTAGCGATGAAATTGAG GTGGGGCATGGTTGGGAAATACAGTTTGGATCAATCAAGATGAAGTGCCACATTCACCCAGGATATTTAAGCTGTAATGAATGTGAACCAGGAATAGTTCGAGCAAGTCAACCACAGCTAA AGGGTGAGTTCCAGAAAGTGAAACCATCAGTGGAGAAGACTCGATTGAAAGTTTTGAAAGCCATGAAGAAAAAGTATGCATATGGGGCTGGCATGCCGCCACAACTTCCTTCAGAGTACGAAGACCGTGCTAAGAAAAGACGAAAGGAAAAAGGTTCAGACAACCCTTACGAAAAAACAGAGGTTGCGTCGACACAAAC aGAGTTGAAGGATACGAACAAAGGGTTTGAAATGCTGAAGAAAATGGGATGGTCAAAAGGTGATAGCCTTGGGAAGTCTCAATCTGGCATCACTGCACCA attgaaGCTGCAAGCAATGTCGGTCGAGGGGGACTTGGCTTTGCCTCTGGGTTACCGCCACAGATGCCCGTCGACATCAAGCGAAAGAAGATCCTCGATGTCACGGTGCAACGCTTTAAGAAACTGTAA